One stretch of Petrotoga miotherma DSM 10691 DNA includes these proteins:
- a CDS encoding FAD:protein FMN transferase has protein sequence MRQKNMRSLRVYLYIAAVGVGIFLLSLLLFSKPNPVYEEEEFPVLGTIVRVKVAGDKVSSNVLLNTAEQELYRLHNKFSPNVEGSIVQKLNTDRKVEVDEEGLFLFQATYNYAVITGGTFDPTVRPLLKLWGFDDINSSKKVPTQEEINEALENVDYRFIKIDEEKREISLLKDGVEVDLGGIAKGYAIDLVIQKIKEIDPGATGFVDAGGDIGIIGPKFGELAWVIGIRDPFSQDALKSIDTIYLASGAVATSGDYERFFVQDGKKYHHILDPEDGYPARNASSVTVVAEKAMIADIFSTALFVLGYDNPALDYFTDFGIQALVISPTGESTETNGFDYFREKM, from the coding sequence TTGCGGCAGAAAAATATGCGTAGTTTGAGAGTATATCTATATATAGCTGCTGTTGGTGTAGGTATATTTTTATTATCTTTGTTATTATTTTCTAAACCCAACCCAGTTTACGAAGAAGAAGAGTTCCCGGTGCTTGGCACCATTGTAAGGGTAAAAGTAGCAGGGGATAAAGTATCTTCAAATGTTTTATTGAACACAGCAGAACAAGAGTTGTATAGATTACACAACAAATTTAGTCCCAACGTCGAAGGTAGTATAGTCCAAAAATTAAATACTGATAGAAAAGTTGAAGTCGACGAAGAGGGATTATTTTTATTTCAAGCTACCTACAATTATGCAGTAATAACAGGTGGAACTTTCGACCCCACTGTGAGGCCCCTGCTTAAATTATGGGGATTTGATGATATAAATTCTTCCAAAAAAGTTCCAACCCAAGAAGAAATAAATGAAGCATTAGAAAATGTTGATTACAGATTCATAAAAATCGACGAAGAAAAGAGAGAAATTTCATTACTAAAAGATGGTGTCGAAGTGGACTTAGGAGGAATAGCTAAAGGATATGCAATTGATTTAGTCATACAAAAAATTAAGGAAATAGATCCTGGGGCTACAGGTTTTGTCGATGCTGGTGGAGATATCGGTATAATAGGTCCAAAGTTTGGAGAACTTGCCTGGGTTATAGGGATAAGGGATCCTTTTTCACAAGATGCTTTAAAATCCATAGATACAATTTATTTAGCAAGCGGTGCGGTGGCTACATCTGGAGATTACGAAAGATTTTTTGTCCAAGACGGTAAAAAATATCATCATATCTTAGACCCAGAAGATGGATACCCAGCAAGAAATGCATCCAGTGTGACTGTGGTAGCAGAAAAAGCAATGATAGCGGACATCTTTTCTACGGCTCTTTTCGTTTTAGGATACGATAACCCTGCCTTAGATTATTTCACGGATTTTGGCATTCAAGCTTTGGTTATATCCCCAACGGGAGAAAGCACCGAGACCAATGGTTTTGACTATTTTCGGGAGAAAATGTGA
- a CDS encoding NusG domain II-containing protein — MKFTKKNDLYLLLVVILLVLVMIFMNAYPKKGINGAEVYLKREKILQITKEGTYSIKNDEGELLMNVEYIDQRIRVIDSSCPLKVCENTGWVENPNQPIICIPNEIIVKPLGTEDDTEIDIYTW, encoded by the coding sequence ATGAAATTCACTAAGAAAAATGATCTATACTTACTTTTAGTAGTAATATTGTTAGTTTTAGTGATGATTTTTATGAACGCTTATCCAAAAAAAGGGATAAATGGTGCAGAAGTTTACTTAAAAAGGGAAAAGATTTTGCAAATAACTAAGGAAGGCACTTACAGTATAAAAAATGATGAAGGTGAGTTATTGATGAATGTAGAATACATAGATCAAAGAATTAGAGTTATCGATTCATCATGTCCTTTGAAAGTCTGTGAAAATACAGGATGGGTAGAAAACCCTAATCAACCGATTATTTGTATTCCAAATGAAATAATTGTAAAACCATTAGGGACCGAAGATGACACGGAGATCGATATCTATACATGGTAA
- a CDS encoding Gx transporter family protein → MVKRTKTISHIAILTALASAIYYVESFLPMPVSVPGARWGFSNFPLLMSVVSGISVTNTLYIALLKTLLGSILSGRFLSPMFWMGLGGSLASALFMSLSFKFTNKFGILGISEIGAFFSNAVQLIIASLFIVKSPNIFWYFPYMLFFGILTAFINATIVNYILRSVNLDRFKS, encoded by the coding sequence ATGGTAAAAAGAACAAAAACAATATCTCATATAGCGATTTTAACCGCATTAGCCTCTGCTATTTACTATGTTGAATCCTTTTTACCCATGCCTGTTTCTGTTCCAGGAGCGAGATGGGGATTTTCCAACTTTCCTTTGTTGATGTCTGTAGTGAGTGGAATTAGCGTTACTAATACTTTATACATAGCTCTGTTAAAAACTTTGCTGGGTTCAATACTAAGTGGAAGATTTTTATCTCCCATGTTTTGGATGGGATTAGGTGGTTCACTGGCCAGTGCTTTATTTATGTCCTTATCCTTCAAATTTACCAATAAATTTGGGATCTTAGGGATTAGTGAAATAGGAGCCTTTTTCAGCAACGCTGTACAATTAATAATCGCCAGTCTTTTTATTGTTAAATCACCTAATATTTTTTGGTATTTCCCTTACATGCTTTTTTTTGGTATATTAACGGCATTTATAAACGCAACAATTGTGAACTATATTTTAAGGAGTGTCAACCTTGATAGATTCAAAAGTTGA
- a CDS encoding nucleoside triphosphate pyrophosphatase: MIDSKVEIVLGSSSPRRQELLKLITKNFTIRTANIDETYNSTTPSEIVQEISYKKSKNIEISVGELLITADTIVTLDGKIFGKPHNYNEAFHMLKTLSNKTHCVYTGITLRSMEKFSSFYEVSKVTFYKLDEEVINFYISNNNVYDKAGAYAIQDFAAVFVKKIEGDYYNIMGLPLAKLYWQLRQMFATL, translated from the coding sequence TTGATAGATTCAAAAGTTGAAATAGTTTTAGGATCCTCATCCCCTCGAAGACAAGAGCTTTTAAAATTAATAACAAAAAATTTTACGATTAGAACAGCTAATATTGATGAAACTTATAACTCTACAACACCTTCTGAAATTGTACAAGAAATTTCATATAAAAAAAGTAAAAATATTGAAATTTCAGTGGGAGAGCTTCTAATAACGGCTGATACTATAGTAACTTTGGATGGAAAAATATTTGGAAAGCCTCACAATTACAATGAAGCTTTCCACATGCTTAAAACCTTATCAAATAAAACTCATTGCGTTTACACAGGAATAACTTTAAGATCAATGGAAAAATTTTCTTCTTTTTATGAAGTTTCGAAGGTGACTTTTTATAAATTGGATGAAGAAGTAATAAATTTTTATATAAGTAATAACAATGTCTATGACAAAGCGGGAGCTTATGCTATTCAAGATTTCGCTGCTGTTTTTGTAAAAAAAATTGAAGGTGATTACTATAACATAATGGGCCTACCTCTAGCAAAATTATATTGGCAATTGAGACAAATGTTCGCAACCTTATAA
- the radC gene encoding RadC family protein, which yields MEDELKPREKLEKYGPQSLKDEELIAIILRHGVKNYNVFDVSEQILKKYKTLSQLVDISLEEISEEKGVGKVGAINLKAALEIGKRYHLQKLRQKYQKVTSPEEAYHVCEDMIYLTKETVRAIFLDSKLHIITIKDISNGTVNISIAHPRDIFKEAIMYNAVSFILVHNHPSGDPTPSMHDRDITKKIMESGEILGINMNDHIIIGKDSYFSFSLDRSEKID from the coding sequence ATGGAAGATGAACTAAAACCAAGAGAGAAACTAGAAAAATATGGGCCACAATCTCTCAAAGACGAAGAACTTATAGCCATAATCCTAAGACATGGAGTTAAAAATTATAACGTATTTGATGTTTCTGAACAGATATTAAAAAAATATAAAACATTGAGTCAATTGGTCGATATATCACTTGAAGAAATCTCAGAAGAAAAAGGAGTAGGAAAGGTTGGCGCAATAAATCTAAAAGCTGCATTAGAAATAGGGAAAAGATATCACCTTCAAAAATTGCGTCAAAAGTACCAAAAGGTAACATCTCCAGAAGAAGCATACCATGTTTGTGAGGACATGATATATCTAACCAAAGAAACAGTGAGAGCTATTTTTTTAGATTCTAAACTTCACATCATAACTATTAAAGACATTTCCAATGGAACGGTAAATATTTCAATTGCTCACCCACGAGATATTTTTAAAGAAGCTATAATGTACAACGCAGTGTCCTTCATTTTAGTACATAATCATCCATCAGGGGATCCCACACCAAGCATGCATGATAGAGACATAACGAAAAAAATCATGGAATCTGGTGAGATCTTAGGTATAAACATGAACGATCATATAATAATTGGTAAGGATTCTTATTTCAGTTTCTCTTTGGATAGGAGTGAAAAAATTGACTGA